The Mercenaria mercenaria strain notata chromosome 1, MADL_Memer_1, whole genome shotgun sequence nucleotide sequence GCAAATGAAATCCACGGCGTTGAATTACCAAAGAAACTTCGCATGTCAAAGAAAATGATTATGAAAAATTTACTGGTTATCAGTATCGCTTTCTTACTTCTCTTTACGGCTTTCATGTCTCTACAAAACCTTCAAAGCAGTTTGAATAAAGAAGAAGGTCTTGGCACTGTAAGCTTGTCCGTGATTTACGTGTTTGGAATTGTGGCGGGACTCTTCTTACCCCCCTTGGTGATCAATACTGTAGGATGTAAGTGGACATTGGCGGCCAGCATGTTCTGTTACGTTGTGTTTATTGCAGCTAATCTATATGCAGTATGGGGAACAATGATACCAGCTTCTATTATCATAGGTTAGTTTGAAAGACATACGAGCCAAATATAAAGAAGCGTTTCCAAAAATGTGTTAGTTATAATTGAAATCAAAGACATCATTCTTGCAGCTAAAAACATCAGAGGAAACTGTACGAGAATTTCTCATTGAGGTTCGAAGCATTATTCAAATAATTCAGATTTACGTAAATGTACATTACCTATTAACGTTAATGTACATTACCTATTAAACATTTCTGAAAGTGCGAACACAAATTGTTGCAAGATATTTTATGATGCATTGACGGTTGTATAAGCTTCAGAGAAATATTAAACAGTTTCATCTAttgcattatataaatgtttactaaaatcaatagaaaacaaaatatttgtaaacattgattTAACTGTGTCTTATTTACATAGGATTTTAACAGAGACccatttcatggaaataaattgTATACACTACAGTTACCTCGTTTCCtaaaatattatgataaacagacACAAGAGCTGTGGTCTAACTAACAAGGCGGGTATTTCATTGGCAGATTTAATTTTCAGACCATGTCGTCAGTGATGAACAAGTAGTCCTCTATTTCATACAAAACGGTAAGAGTAATGTAAATACTCTGGTATCTGACATATTTTCGAACAAATCGGATACCCTCATAATTCCATACTGTTTCCGATAGTTAACTATAACTGATCTGTTTTAAGGTACCGGAGCTGCAACACTGTGGGCTGCCAAATGTACATACCTCACTAACATTGGTGCCTGGTATGCTGAAATGACCAATGCATCTAGAGACGGAACTATCAGTGTTTTCTTTGGAGTGTTCTTTATGATATTTCAAACGagtaagaaatgaaatgtttttatttttaactgtacATGGTCATTGCTGACTTTTTAttgctgtgtccgtcgtcctttCACAATTTGCTTCAAACCAACTACTTTTTCGTGAACCGCTTGATGCAGTTTCACCAAATTTTGGCAGAGGTACCCTGGGATTAGCCTCTCTTAAATTTGTCCAAATAATTCCGATTGGCTGAAGAACTTttccaccagagctaaaatagtaaaattaaacataaactcCAAACTGTCTAAAACCTTAGGACTCAGAGCTTAGATTTTGGTATGTATCACTGTTTAGTGGTCCTCtccaaaataaattcaaattatgcTCAGGAGTCAAAATTTTCCCCGCCTTGGGGTTCACTTGATTTACATATACATTGTACGTATGGGAAATAAAGTGTAAAACTCTTCTTGTTAAAACCTCAACGCCTTgagtttagatatttagcaggtagcattgtttgttcaaatcatgctcCTGAGGTCAAAGTTAGCCCCGCCATGGTGTTCATTTAtttttagggatgggaacgaatattcgaatattcgaatattcgaaaatcggtcgaatattcgaatatgaaaatcaaattcgaatattcgtaaattattgtattttttttttttttcaaaataagtatcattgattttgggcaacaTGAGCATgttaattctacagaataaaaccatgtcatgtttgtttatcgcgtatcaaaagatgtccaattaacaagaaaatatcaatgcataattggcaggggccatcgttacggattaacagtttgcaacaggcatCAATGTgccagatgcatgtcaaaagatgtccaattaacaagaaaattgcaatgcataattacctggggtcatcgctacggattaacagtttgtattaggcgtaaatgtgatatctttttatctttcgttcatttttattggcgcctgttttatgtaacaagttgtagaacttttttttcgaaaacaataccaaacttgtagatattgtcgatcttttcacaatattttgtacgacgtttcagaccatccgcagaatcggttttcatccgccatcggccgtattcgaattaaattttgaagtactttataataaaatcaagaaataacatatgactgaatcataagttcatgttgaaggaggttttaAGTCTGCtgtacttgctttttacacgacgatttttacacgccgattgaaaattttcaaaatggcggcgataatacaacagcgcgtcacgtgtttaaatgggacgacctgctattttttgataaaattgcgacggtctaaattataatcgttttgattttttgtatcattttgaagctaaaacactgaattagttaaatctgttcatgattatactgacagaatcgtgaaataaaacgctaggatcggcgggatTTGCTAGGTAGGATTGGGTTACCCGAAAAAACAtgttttggccttattacgtacgatgatacacgctttaaacaaatgaatacgttgtgtatatgccaatcacttaataagaatttaaagcttccattaaaacaaaccgaatattcgaatatattcgaatatggcaaaccgaatattcgaatattgatttcagtattcgttcccatccctatttATTTTACATACACTTACATAGGAAACACTTTAGAAACATTCTTGTCAAAACCCGTAATGCTcgaagcttagatatttggtatacattgcattgtgtagtggtcctcCACAAAGTTTGTCAAAGTCATGACCATGGAGTCAAAATTGCCCCCACCCTTAGGTTCACTCGTTTACACATACCTACATAGGAAACACGTTTAACCTCAAGCCCTGTAGcgtagatatttgacatttagcatgtATAGTGGTCCGCTACCCATTTTTTCCAAATCATGCATCTGAGGCAGAAACTGGGCCCTCCCAGGTGTAagtttttatatcaataaaactttgaaatattctTGTCTTAATCTGCAActcccagagcttagatatttgtaatgtaacatTATCCAGTGGTCCTCTAGTATGGAGTTTAGATTGGCATGTAACATTGTTTAGAGGTCCTCTACCACCTTTGATAAAATCATGCACATGAGGTCAAAATTACCCCTGCCCTGAAGTTAACTCATTTTACATTgactaaaataaaactaaattgaATGATACTCTAGTGTAAAACCGTAATGGCCTGAGCCTAGATATCTAGAAATTctcttcaaaatttgttgaaatcataATCTTTGTGTCAAACTTTTGACACACAACTTTTGCATGTTTATCTAAAGATGTTGGCTAATAGTATTTAAACACAGAAGAAATCCTACGGTAAAATCCTACTCCAGTTCGGTTTACTAAGCAGGTCGCTCACAAACACAATCAATGCGTGGTGTTAATAATGTTACTGATTACTACCTCAGATACAGTTTAGTTAGAAATtgtgcgttttaatcgacctgACTGGGCGGGGTGTCGCGACGGTCCATTGCATTAGTGTGCAGGATGTGTAGTACTTAGTATATTCGGCAATAGTAGCCATCTactaccttacattgtaaccaatgtagcgttgaattttagtcgttgatTACCGAAAGATTACGGAAtttaacaattatattgctctacctattttgctcgttttttgagattaccattgaAAGGGAATGTTCATGCCCATGAGGTCAAAATTACCCCTGCCCTGAAGTTAACTTGTTTTACattgattaaaataaaactaaCTTGAAGGCTACTCTAGTGTAAAACCATAATGGCCTGAG carries:
- the LOC128555581 gene encoding protein unc-93 homolog A-like; translation: MGASDCNKEDAFVLQDKESTDLLDESANEIHGVELPKKLRMSKKMIMKNLLVISIAFLLLFTAFMSLQNLQSSLNKEEGLGTVSLSVIYVFGIVAGLFLPPLVINTVGCKWTLAASMFCYVVFIAANLYAVWGTMIPASIIIGTGAATLWAAKCTYLTNIGAWYAEMTNASRDGTISVFFGVFFMIFQTTLYGYLFTHKPESAFAS